A region of Silurus meridionalis isolate SWU-2019-XX chromosome 17, ASM1480568v1, whole genome shotgun sequence DNA encodes the following proteins:
- the dennd2da gene encoding DENN/MADD domain containing 2Da isoform X2: protein MNGVSLPKLRRAKKSDFKHRHSNVFLDEDEEQEKGAMKRLSTMWLSVRGKMNRDRGIKEPDPPLSPDPVPVDEQQREPRYSSCQFFFEYLVVVSLKKNKTSTYEPQISYQFPKKDGMVRFQKEEEEKTLKAITLFCFPEGINWAPLTEYSSETFSFVLTEVDGSRRNGYCRRLLPHGNGARPPEAYCIISKVACFGLFSKIFDEVEKRRQISMAMIYPFMQSLREAPFPAPGNTVQIKSFIPDSGTEIINLTRPTDSWLEHVDFRMLFRCLSDEEVLQVFAATVLERRIIFIAEELGTLSQVIHAVSVLLHPFIWQHTLISIVPKILIDVIMAPTPYLLGVQKCLADEVIDQSDLLAVDLSENRKETFIKRIGDEDSILPPKLKEEILQALRSRSPNASSEELNRIVPEAFLPFFIKTVGHFSKHVVRNGPDAAAHFNKRNFCKAVQSKSTRHFVKNFVQTQMFDLFIQEVEQRPASQKGYFEQKIAEYQRKLQEKAKKH from the exons GTAACGTTTTCCTGGACGAGGATGAGGAACAAGAAAAAGGAGCGATGAAGAGGCTTAGCACCATGTGGCTGTCTGTCAGGGGCAAAATGAACCGAGACA GAGGTATCAAAGAGCCTGATCCTCCGCTGAGCCCAGATCCGGTTCCTGTAGATGAACAGCAGAGAGAACCTCGCTACTCCAGCTGCCAGTTTTTCTTCGAGTACCTGGTGGTGGtcagtcttaaaaaaaacaaaactagcaCGTACGAGCCCCAAATATCCTACCAGTTCCCCAAG AAGGATGGTATGGTGCGTTTtcagaaggaggaagaggagaagacCCTGAAGGCCATCACTCTGTTTTGTTTCCCCGAAGGCATTAATTGGGCTCCACTGACTGAATATTCCAg TGAGACGTTCTCCTTCGTCCTGACTGAGGTGGACGGCAGCAGGAGGAATGGTTACTGCCGCAGGCTTCTG cCACATGGGAATGGAGCTCGCCCCCCGGAGGCGTACTGCATCATCAGTAAAGTGGCCTGTTTTGGTCTTTTCTCAAAG ATCTTTGACGAGGTGGAGAAGCGGCGTCAGATCTCCATGGCTATGATCTACCCGTTCATGCAGAGTCTGCGTGAGGCTCCGTTTCCTGCTCCAGGAAACACAGTACAGATCAAGAGCTTCATCCCCGACTCTGGAACAGAG atcaTCAATCTAACACGCCCCACAGACTCATGGTTAGAACATGTGGATTTCCGTATGTTGTTTCGATGTTTATCGGATGAAGAGGTGCTGCAGGTTTTTGCTGCTACAGTGTTGGAGCGCAGAATCATCTTCATCGCTGAGGAGCTCGG aacgTTATCTCAGGTGATCCACGCCGTCTCTGTTCTCCTTCATCCCTTCATCTGGCAGCACACACTCATCTCCATTGTGCCAAAGATTCTGATTGACGTCATCATGGCTCCCACACCGTACCTGCTGGGGGTTCAAAAGTGTCTGGCTGATGAGGTCATCGATCAGAGCGAT CTGCTGGCTGTTGATTTGTCGGAGAATCGAAAGGAAACGTTCATCAAACGA ATTGGAGACGAGGATTCCATCCTGCCTCCCAAACTGAAAGAGGAGATCCTTCAGGCTCTGAGGAGCAGAAGCCCCAATGCCA GTTCGGAGGAACTGAACCGCATCGTCCCTGAAGCCTTCCTGccgttttttattaaaaccgtCGGACATTTCTCCAAACACGTGGTGAGGAACGGACCAGACGCAGCGGCGCACTTTAACAAGAGAAACTTCTGTAAAGCCGTCCAGTCCAAAAGCACACGACATTTCGTCAAGAATTTCGTACAGACGCAGATGTTTGACCTGTTTATACAGGAAGTGGAGCAGAGACCCGCCTCTCAGAAAG GTTATTTTGAGCAGAAGATCGCGGAGTATCAGAGGAAGCTTCAGGAGAAAGCGAAGAAACACTAA